GGCTCTAGATCAGATTAAAGATATCAATGTTGAATGGGTACATTTTGGGGATGGTCCATTGTTAAAGGAGATTAAAATTAAAGCCAAAAAGTTAAGTAGTAATATTACACCCATCTTTAAAGGTAGAGTTCTAAACCAAACAGTCTTAAATTTTTATAAAAAAAATAGTGTCGATGCTTTTATAAATGTTAGTACAACGGAAGGAGTTCCAGTAAGTATAATGGAGGCTCTCTCATTTGGAATCCCATGCTTTGCCACAGATGTTGGTGCTACTGCTGAAATTGTAAATAACAAAAATGGCAAGATTGTACCAAAAGAATTTGATAGCAAAGAAATTGTAAAGTTTATTTATAAAATAAAAACGTCCAATTATATTCAAAAAAGAAGTAAGGCTAGAGAAACTTGGGAACTGGATTACAATGCGAATAAAAACTATAAAAAACTAATAGAATTATTCTACAGCACGTAAAATAAAAAATAGTTTAAATTGAATATTTCAATTATTTAAGTACCTAAGTATAAAAGTGTTTACGAAATCAAAGTTATCATTGTGTTATATTCTTTTTTCGTAAATCCAATAAGCCTAAATTTGAGCCATAATCATATCACGTATTAATATGAAGTGTTTACATATTTGTAACGATTTTGTGGGTAGTAAGGTTCATGAAAACCTTTATCTTTCATTAAAGGGTAAAAATGTAATACAACATATTTATTATCCTCAAAGAAAACATACATTTGAGAAAATTCAAACCTTTAAACAGAGATGGGGCAATACTTTAATTACCTCAGAACCCCTAAAATGGTTTCATAAGTTTTTTTTTTCAAAAAAAATTAACTTTTTATTTACAGATTTAATTTCAAAGACAAATCCGAATCATCTTGAACTGGTTCATGCAACGACATTATTTAGTGATGGAGCAATTGCACTCAAAATTTATAAAAAATACGGCACCCCATTTATAGTAGCCATAAGGAGTACAGATATTGATTTATTTTTAAGATACAGATTTGATTTATACCCGCTTGCCAAGGAAATACTTGTAAATGCTTCTAAACTGGTTTTTGTAAGTAACTCTATTGAAAGAAACTTTTTTGCTCATCCGTTTATTTTAAAAATAGAAGAAAAATACTGTCTAAAGAAAAAAAGTAAAGTGCTACCAAATGGAATTGATGATATATGGGTCAGTAATATAAATCCACAAAAAAAATTAAGACCTCACAAAATTCTCTACATTGGTAAATTTGATTATAACAAAAATGTAATATCATTAATCAAGGCCTTTTTAAGTTTAAATCCTAGTAATAAAAACTTACAACTTACCTTAATTGGTTCTGGTGGAATCCAAGAAAAAAAAATAATTGAATATTCTGAAAAGTATGGTGATAGCATAAAGTTCTTGGGTCCCATTTATGATAAAAGCCAATTAATGGAAATTTATCGGTCAAACCATATTTTTGCTATGACCTCAA
This window of the Maribacter cobaltidurans genome carries:
- a CDS encoding glycosyltransferase family 4 protein translates to MGSKVHENLYLSLKGKNVIQHIYYPQRKHTFEKIQTFKQRWGNTLITSEPLKWFHKFFFSKKINFLFTDLISKTNPNHLELVHATTLFSDGAIALKIYKKYGTPFIVAIRSTDIDLFLRYRFDLYPLAKEILVNASKLVFVSNSIERNFFAHPFILKIEEKYCLKKKSKVLPNGIDDIWVSNINPQKKLRPHKILYIGKFDYNKNVISLIKAFLSLNPSNKNLQLTLIGSGGIQEKKIIEYSEKYGDSIKFLGPIYDKSQLMEIYRSNHIFAMTSKVETFGLVYLEALSQGLPILYTKNQGIDGTFKENIGKSTNPFSVKSIAEGLNEIVESYDQYELNKINFNNFSWNNIAQLYFELYNGSKNG